In the Bacteroidales bacterium genome, AAAAACTCACTTTTCCCGACATAAGGGGGTTATTTTTAAAAATAAAAAAACTATATTTGATTTTCAGACACTTAAATTAACTTTTTATTTAAATCTGATTTTTATCGGACAACAATGATTAAATAAATAAAATATTAGTTTAGCAATTTGCCCAACTTAACACAAGGCTCCTGCCTCGTATATAATATCGACACACTTATTTTATATTTATACTGTGATATACTGTATATTTGTAAGTTCTTAAAAAAAATCAAATAGCAAATCCATAACAAGCTGTTGCATAAATTTCTGGCTTATAAAACTCAATTTGCCAGACGGTGTCTGGCAAATTTCATAATACTATTAATCAAAGAATTACAATTCGTCCGTCACTAACGGACCAAATTCACATTTTATATAACTGGTTATTTTTTGTCATAATTATTTCCTTTTTATGTGATAATATCTGGTAAAATCTACATAAAAGCTGTTTGTTATAATAAAGTCATACCTTATAAATAAATTTGTTTTATTATCCGGTTTAAAATAAATCACAGATAATTATTAATTTTACGGCAAAATCAAATTACTACAATGCACAAAAAAATAATACAATCCGGAGAAGGCATAAAAACAGAATTTAAAGAAGCAAAGGATAAATTACCAAAATCTTTGTTTGAAACCGTATGTGCATTTTTAAATACCGAGGGCGGTAAAATATTTCTTGGTGTAAATGATAACGGAAAAATAACCGGTATTGATGAGAATTTCAAAACCAAACTAAAAACAGATATTGCAAACATGTCTAACAACCGGCAAAAGTTAGAACCTGTTTTCATGCTCTATACAAATGAAATTGAAATTGAAGGAAAAACTGTTCTTGTAATTGATGTTCCTGAAAGTTCACAAGTTCACAAAACATCCGGTGAAATATATGCAAGAAATGAAGACGGTGATTATAAAATTTCACAACCGGAAAAAATTGCAGCTATTGTAAATCGTAAGTTAAGCTATTATACAGAGCAAAGAGTTTATCCACAAATTACATCGGATGATTTAAAGCCTGAATTATTTGAACGTACAAAACGACTAATTGCAATTAATTATCCGGAACATCCTTGGTTAGAACTTTCATTTGAAACTTTTTTACAACGTGCAGGTTTCAAAAGAAAAACAGATAACGGAACAGAAGCCTATACGCTTGCAGCAGTTCTGATGTTCGGTACAGATATAGCCATTCAAACAGTAGCTCCGGCATATAAAATTGATGCAATGGTCAGAAAGTTCAATTTAGACCGTTACGATGACCGGTTAACAATCCGCACAAACCTTATTGATGCCTATGATTTACTTATGGATTTCATGGCAAAACACTTAAATGAACCGTTCTATTTGGAGGGAACAACACGAATAAGTTTAAGAGATGCAATTTTCAGAGAATTAGTTTCCAACATAATTGCTCACAGAGAATATCTTGACGGTCGTCCGGCTACAATTGTAATTTATAAAGACAAAGTTATTTTCTCAAATCCGAATATCACAAGAAATAAGGGAATAATAGACCCAAAAGAATTTACACCCTTTTCAAAGAACCCGACCATCAGCAAGCTGATGCTTCAAATGGGACGAGTTGAAGAAGTCGGTTCCGGTATGCGAAATGTCTTTAAATATTTGCCTCACTATTCTAAATCCGGCAAAGCCGAATTTAGAGAAGATGATATTTTTACGACAACTATTTTAATATCCGAACCAGAAGGGTTGGGTGATAGGTTGGGTGATAGGTTGGGTGATAGGTTGGGTGATAGGTTGGGTGATACTCAAATAAAAATATTAGAGGAAATAAATAAAGATAATCAAATCTCTATTCCGGGTTTGAGTAAAAAAATCGGGGTTAGTACTACAACCATTGAAAAACACCTCTCAAAACTAAAAGAAATGAAAATAATTTCGAGAGAAGGTTCAGCAGTTTCAGGGCATTGGGAGATATTGGTTGATTTATAAAAAGGCATTTATTTGCTTTTGTTCTGTGATACATTTGTGATACAAAAATATTTAAAAATTAGCGTTAACTCTAATATAGTCAGCTTAGTATGCTTTGTGGAGTATGGTCTTGTATCGCCCACAAAAAAGGCAGTCAATTTTGGCTGTCTTTTTTATTTATAACTATTCCTGTTTCTTATACCTTGTTTTTCTGGGTCAAGCAAAATATACGTAGAGTAAGCTTTTTAGGCATAAATTTTAGACAATCTAATATAAGAAAAAAGGCATTCTTTTTATTTTATATACTTCTGACATATTTTGTTTGCTCTTTTATTGATAAATGCTATTGCATTTAAGTTGTTTATTAGCAAAGCAGCGAAGACACTACTCTGAACTGCTTTGTTTTTATTGTTTTACTACGCTGAACCGGTTTCAACCCTCAATTTTTTCCTTAATAAACTTCTCAATTTTAAAATACATATCTTTATTATTTGCAAAAATCGTTATTTCTAACAAATAAGTATTATTTGTTTCAGAAACAGGTTTAATTTCAGGAGTTTGCTTTATTGATACCCAAGGTAATAAAATAATTGTTTGCTCAATTGACTTTATAAGTTCATCAAGTTTCTTTTTTTTGGAAGTTGTAATTTCAAACGAGTGAGCCGATATTGAACGGGAACGTTTTTCTTTTACTAAACTTTTGTTAAGTATTTCTGAATAAGGAATTTTTGCAATGCTTTTATTTTGAAGTTCCAACTCTAATGTTCTGTAATTAAATTTTGATATTATACCGGAAAAATTCGAAGTTGTTATAAAATCTCCCGTTGAAATTGAAGAATCACTTTTCAAAATTATACCTGCAACAAAATCGCTTAAAAAAATTCTTACGGATAATATTGAAATAACCAACATTATTACAAATAAAGCAATTGCAAAATATTGATTATAAATTAAAAATTCTCGAAATACCCAAACGGAAAAGATAATCCAGACAATAAACTCAAGTACGGGTAAGTTTCTTTTAATAAAAGTTGCATTTTTTTTATTTTTTATGAGTATCGGATTCAAAAAAAACAATACTCTGAAGAATGCAAATAAAAGAAATGCAAAAAAAAGGAATTTATAGATTATAAGACTCGAAAATGTCATTCCCTTATTTTTTAATTAGTTTCAAAAATAACATAAAATATCAGGAATTAAAAATTTCCCATGCTTTTTCAGCTTGATATTTAAGCATTTCGTAACCGTTAACAATTGTTGCTCCCTTTTTTTCTCCTTCTTTTAAAAATAGTGTTTTCGTAGGATTATAAATTAAGTCAAACAGGAGATGTTTGTTTGTAATAAATTGATACGGGATATCAGGTTTTTTATTAATATCGGGGAATAGCCCCAAAGGAGTTGCATTAACAATAAGTAAGTTATTTTTTACAACTTCCGAATTCAATTCAGAATAGAGCAGGGTTTTATTATTCTTTTTGTTATTTTTAGATGTTACAAATTTAAAATTAATCTTTAATATTTCCAGAGCAGATGCAACAGCTTTTGCTGCACCTCCCGTTCCGAGTATTAAAGCATTGTTTACATCTTCGGGAATATGTTCTTTTAAAGAGGTCATAAATCCGAATACATCAGTATTATAGCCTATTAATTTTTGCTTACTGTTTTTATTGATTATTTTAATTACATTAACAGCCCCTATTTTACGAGCTGTTTCATCAAGTTCGTCTAAATACGGTATTATTTGTTCTTTATACGGCGAAGTAACATTAATACCTGCAATACCGTTAACTGTTTTCAATATATCGGAAAATAATTTAACGGATAAAATAGGTAAGTTTAAATAACTTACGTCTTTTATATTCTCATCTTTAAACTTATTGGTAAAATACGTTTTAGAAAAAGAATGAGTTAAAGGATATCCTATTAAACCGTAAACTTTCATAATTAAGATTCTTTTTTTGCTGCTATTCGTTCAACAATCCACAATGATAAAATGCCCGTTAAGAAAAATGCAACTGCCAATAAAACTTCTGCACTTAATGTTTCAGGAATAAAACGCTGATATCCGCTTATTATTTTTTCACCTTCTTTATTTAAAACATCAAAACCGTTTGCATCAATTAAGTATTCTTGATTTTTCCAAGGCCAAAGAATAATTAATGAACCGAAAATAAAACCGGTTAATGATGCAATTGTTTGGTTTTTAAACTTCTTATAAACCCATGACAAAATATTTGAAAAAGCAGGCAGTCCAATCACAACGCCAATTACAACAGGCAATAGCACATTAAAATCCAGCACGTTAACCGAACGCAAAATCAAAGTATAATTTCCCATTAATATAAGAACAAACGAGCCTGACAGCCCCGGAAGAATCATGCTGATAATTGCAATTACACCGCAAATTATTAAAAACCAAAATGAATCGTTTTCTGTTGCCGGGTTTAAAAATGAAATCCAAACTGCGATAAGCGTTCCTACGATGAATGACAAAATTACAGGCAGAGAATAGTTTTCAACAGTTCTTCCTACAAAATAAACAGATGCGAAAATTAAACCGAAAAAATATGCCCAAACATATACTTGGTAATTATCAAAAAGAAATTCAAGTAATCTTGCTAAAGTTAAAATACTGACAGCAACCCCTAAAAATATGAAAATAAGAAATTTTAAGTCAGTATGTTTTGCAAAATCTTTAAATTTAAGTTTGTATAAAAGTTTAAGAGCTTTTATGTTAAACGATTTCAGAGCATCAATTAAACGTTCAAAAATTCCGGTAATTAATGCTATTGTACCGCCCGAAACACCGGGAATAACATTTGCCGCACCTATTCCGAAACCTTTTACAAACCATGATATTATTTCTTTCATCTGTTTCTTTCTGAGTTATAAAGCATACAAAATTATAAAAATATATTTAATCAAGTTGTAATATGCTATTATTTGCTTTTAACAGCTGCAGGGCTTTGTAAGCCCTGAAAAGATTCTATTCCGACAGGATTTCGTCAGGATATCTAATTTCTGTTAAAAATAAACCGTGAGCAGGAACTGAAACTCCTGCATTTGACCTGTTTTTACTTTCTATAACTTTTCTGAAATCATTTAAATTTATTTTTCCTTTTCCTATTTCCAGCAATGTACCGGTTATTGCTCTTACCATATTTCGCAAGAATCTGTCGGCTTCAATCGTAAAAATCATCTGCTCACCTCTTTGCTTCCAATTTGCTTTAATTATTTTGCAAATATTTGTTTTTGTATCTGTATGTAATTTGCTGAAACTTGTAAAATCCTCATATTCAAACAAAAGCATTGCTGCTTTATTCATTTTTTCAAAATTAAGACGGGAATTTATATAATATGATACATCTTTAAGAAACGGATTTTTGGTTTTATGAATTCTGTATTCATAAGTTCTTGATATTGCCGAAAACCTGCTGTGAACATCATCTTTTACTTTATAAATATCATAAATTGCAATATCTTGATTCAGGAAACTGTTTGCTTTATAAAGTAATTTCGGAATATCGGGAATTTGTTCATTTACATCGATGTGAGCAATGTAATTAATTGCATGAACACCTGTATCTGTTCTTCCTGCACCTGTTATTTTAATATTTGAATTAAGCAAAAGTGAAAAAACTTTTTCAAGTTCTTCCTGTACAGTTATTGCATTAGGTTGAAATTGCCAACCGTGATAATTTGTTCCTTTGTATGAAAGTTCAATGAAATATCTCACTGTTCAGTTAAAAGTGTAAAGGTCAAAATAAAAATTACCAACCTGTTCTTAATAAATTTCTTGCTCCTTTAATTCCGCATTTTTGATAATAATTATAAGCATTTGCAGCTCTGGTTCTTATTTGTTCATCAGTTTCGTTAAGTACCCATCCGTCTAATGCCCATTCTAAAGTATATGCTTCGGCTGACATTAATCCTGTTGACCAAATTAAGGGATTTGCTCCTGCATCTTCAATATACGGTTCAAAATAATCTTTACTGTAACAGCCGATTATAATAACATCTCTTATTTTGTCGCCTTTTTTCTTTAAATTCGGGTTAATTTGCACATCCATTAATCCGTTATGCCCCACATAGGCACATAAACCAGAAGCTCCTCCGAAGTTGTATGTAATTGAATCAATTTTTACGCTTGTTTGAAAATAACCTGACGAAGCATATAAAAAATCCAAAACTGTTTGTTTTATTTCTGCTCCGTCATAAGCATCGGCAAGAAGATAAGTATTTGTTCTTACATGCTTAAATACAACACGTTCCAAAATTTTCTCTTTCGGGTTTTTAATTGTTTTAATCAGTTTCCAATCTTTGCTTTTTACGTTGAAGTAATTTTTAACGCCGTAACCCGCTCCCCAATATAAGTTATGATAAGGATCTTGTCCGTTGCCTATTCTTACAGGAACAGGAACAATTCCTTGGTTTTCATTATCGCATAAGGCAACAAAAACATGAATTGTTTTTATCTCTTGTGAAAAAACAGATTTTAAGAAAAATATGAATATTAAAACAAGTCTTATTTTCATTATTGTATTTCATCTTATTATTAAAATATCTGCCGACATTACAACAGATTAGTAAGACTTAACAATCTCATAAGTATCTTCAGCAATTACAAGTTCCTCATCGGTAGGTATAATGAGAATTTTTGCTTTTGAAGTATCTTTTGAAATAATTGTTTCTTGACCTCTTATGTTATTCTTTTCAATATCTAAATCTAAACCTAAGAAATCCAGCCCCTTACAAATGTCAGCTCGAATATTTATTGCATTCTCCCCTATTCCGCCGGTAAATATCAGAGCATCAACACCTCCCATTGCAGCAACATAGGAACCTATATATTTTTTTACTCTGTAAGCATACATTTCTAATCCCAGTTTTGCTCTTTCGTTCCCTTCTTCGGCTTTCTCTTCTATTTCTCTCATATCGGAAGAAACACCTGTTACACCTAACATTCCGCTGAATTTGTTTATTAAAACCGCAGATGTTTCTAAACCGATTTCTTCCTTTCGCATAATATATGTGAAAGCTCCTATATCTAAATCGCCGGAACGAGTTCCCATAATTAATCCTTCTACGGGAGTAAATCCCATTGATGTATCTGCAGACTTACCGTTTTTAATTGCGGCAACAGAAGCACCGTTACCCAAATGACACGAAATTATTCTTTTATCTTTCGATTTATAACCCAATATTTCACATACTCTGCCGTAAACATATCTGTGGCTTGTTCCGTGAAAACCGTATCGACGAATTTTGTATTTTTTATAGAGAGCGTACGGAATTCCGTACATATATACTTCGGGTTTCATAGATTGGTGAAATGCAGTATCGAAAACAGCAACTTGCGGAACATCAGGTAATAATGCTTGAAGTGCATATATTCCTTTTAAATTAGCAGGGTTATGCAAAGGGGCTAATTCAACATTTTTTTCAAGAACTTCAATAACTTCTTTACTGATAAAAACGCTTCCGCTGAAGTCTTCTCCTCCGTGCACAACTCGGTGTCCAATTGCTTCAATTTCGTTCAAATCTTTAAGTGCTCCGTGTTTTTCGCTGCTTAAAATTCCTAAAATATATTCAACTCCTATTTTGTGGTCTAAGACATCTCCCGTAAACTTAACCTCTTCTCCATCAGGCTTTTCTAACAACAAAAAAGAACCTTTCATTCCTACTTTTTCAACTGTTCCTTTTGACAATACGGTTTTACCGGACATTTTAAATAATTCAAATTTTATTGATGAGCTTCCGCAATTTAAAACTAATACTTTCATTTTATTTCATTATTTAAAATATATTCGAACAATTAACTTCTTTATATTGGTCTTTTAATTTATACCCTAATTCGTCATATTTATAGAAACCTTCGCAAGTCTTTCTTCCATAGCGTTTTGCTCTTACAAGTTTTTTAATAATCGGGGACGGTTTATATTTTCTGTCACCAAATTCGTTATACAAATTATCCATCCACCTTACAACTCTTTCCAAGCCTATTTTATCAGCCATTTCAAACGGGCCGAGTGACATTCCGAGACCTTTTTTCATTACGAAGTCAATGTCTTCTTTTGAGCCGACTCCTTCCATTAACAAATCACACGCTTCCGCAATAATGCTTACTCCTAACCTTACGCTGATTAAACCGGGAGATTCTTCAACATGCACCGGAGTTTTATTTATAAGTTTTGCAAATTTCTGAATATTAATACTTACTTCTTCAGAGGAATAAAGCCCCATAACTACTTCAACTATTTGAGCATCAGGAGATGTTGTTGAGAAATGAAGACTTACACAGCGGTCTTTATATTTTAGTTCTGATGCTAATTCCGTAATTACGGAAGATGTTGAATTTGTTGCAATAATAGTATTTCTCTCAACATGCTCTTCAATTTGCTTAAATATTGCTTGCCTTATATCTTTACTGAATTCCCGGGTTTTGGAAAGAATTGATTCTATAACGATATCACAGCCTTTCAGGTCTTTATAATCTAATGAACCTTTAATTCGAGATAAAATCAGTTTTTCATCATTCTTGGTTAAGCCCCAATGATTAATTTTTTCATCCAACCGTTCTTGCATTTCACTAAATGCCTCATCAATTAGTTCTTGCGTTAACTCAAGAAATACAACTTCTATTCCTCTGCTTGCAATCATCAGTGTTATACTTTGACCGGTTGACCCGCATCCTACAATTCCTACTTTTGAGAATTTCATTCGAGGAGTTGTACTTTCGCTTAAACGGTATTGTTCTATTGATTCTGTTAATATTTCAGACATAATTAATCTGTTTTAATAGTTAGTTTTATTTATCTGCTGCCTGATTAGATGTTATTGCAATAAGATTAACAATATCACTGACTGAACAACCTCTTGATAAATCGTTAATAGGTGCAGCCATTCCTTGCAAAATAGGTCCTATTGCTTCTGCTCCGGCTAATCTTTGCACTAATTTATAAGATATATTTCCTGATTGAAGGTCAGGAAATACAAGAACATTTGCTTTTCCTGCAATTTTACTGTTCGGTGCTTTTTTCTTTCCTATTGCTTCAACAATTGCGGCATCTGCTTGCATTTCTCCGTCAATTTGCATATCGGGAGCCATTTTTTTTGCAATTTCGGTTGCTTGAATAACTTTATCGACTAATTCATGTTTTGCACTTCCTTTTGTAGAGAAGCTGAGCATTGCAATTTTGGGTTCTATACCTGCAATTGCTCGGGCGGTTTTACCGGTAGAAACTGCAATTTGTGCAAGTTCTTCAGCTGTCGGATCAGGATGAACGGCACAATCAGCAAACAGCATTAAACCGTCATTCCCGAACTGTTTATCATCAACAAACATTAAAAAAGTTCCGGAAACGACACTTATACCGGGTGCTGTTTTCACAAATTGGAATGCAGGTCTTAATACATTTCCTGTTGCATTTGCCGCTCCTGCAACTTCACCGTCTGCATCTCCTGCTTTTATCATTAAAACTGCTAAATATAAAGGGTTCTTAAGAAGTTCTAAT is a window encoding:
- a CDS encoding putative DNA binding domain-containing protein, which gives rise to MHKKIIQSGEGIKTEFKEAKDKLPKSLFETVCAFLNTEGGKIFLGVNDNGKITGIDENFKTKLKTDIANMSNNRQKLEPVFMLYTNEIEIEGKTVLVIDVPESSQVHKTSGEIYARNEDGDYKISQPEKIAAIVNRKLSYYTEQRVYPQITSDDLKPELFERTKRLIAINYPEHPWLELSFETFLQRAGFKRKTDNGTEAYTLAAVLMFGTDIAIQTVAPAYKIDAMVRKFNLDRYDDRLTIRTNLIDAYDLLMDFMAKHLNEPFYLEGTTRISLRDAIFRELVSNIIAHREYLDGRPATIVIYKDKVIFSNPNITRNKGIIDPKEFTPFSKNPTISKLMLQMGRVEEVGSGMRNVFKYLPHYSKSGKAEFREDDIFTTTILISEPEGLGDRLGDRLGDRLGDRLGDTQIKILEEINKDNQISIPGLSKKIGVSTTTIEKHLSKLKEMKIISREGSAVSGHWEILVDL
- a CDS encoding mechanosensitive ion channel family protein translates to MTFSSLIIYKFLFFAFLLFAFFRVLFFLNPILIKNKKNATFIKRNLPVLEFIVWIIFSVWVFREFLIYNQYFAIALFVIMLVISILSVRIFLSDFVAGIILKSDSSISTGDFITTSNFSGIISKFNYRTLELELQNKSIAKIPYSEILNKSLVKEKRSRSISAHSFEITTSKKKKLDELIKSIEQTIILLPWVSIKQTPEIKPVSETNNTYLLEITIFANNKDMYFKIEKFIKEKIEG
- the aroE gene encoding shikimate dehydrogenase (AroE; catalyzes the conversion of shikimate to 3-dehydroshikimate); translated protein: MKVYGLIGYPLTHSFSKTYFTNKFKDENIKDVSYLNLPILSVKLFSDILKTVNGIAGINVTSPYKEQIIPYLDELDETARKIGAVNVIKIINKNSKQKLIGYNTDVFGFMTSLKEHIPEDVNNALILGTGGAAKAVASALEILKINFKFVTSKNNKKNNKTLLYSELNSEVVKNNLLIVNATPLGLFPDINKKPDIPYQFITNKHLLFDLIYNPTKTLFLKEGEKKGATIVNGYEMLKYQAEKAWEIFNS
- a CDS encoding DUF368 domain-containing protein yields the protein MKEIISWFVKGFGIGAANVIPGVSGGTIALITGIFERLIDALKSFNIKALKLLYKLKFKDFAKHTDLKFLIFIFLGVAVSILTLARLLEFLFDNYQVYVWAYFFGLIFASVYFVGRTVENYSLPVILSFIVGTLIAVWISFLNPATENDSFWFLIICGVIAIISMILPGLSGSFVLILMGNYTLILRSVNVLDFNVLLPVVIGVVIGLPAFSNILSWVYKKFKNQTIASLTGFIFGSLIILWPWKNQEYLIDANGFDVLNKEGEKIISGYQRFIPETLSAEVLLAVAFFLTGILSLWIVERIAAKKES
- the truA gene encoding tRNA pseudouridine(38-40) synthase TruA, translating into MRYFIELSYKGTNYHGWQFQPNAITVQEELEKVFSLLLNSNIKITGAGRTDTGVHAINYIAHIDVNEQIPDIPKLLYKANSFLNQDIAIYDIYKVKDDVHSRFSAISRTYEYRIHKTKNPFLKDVSYYINSRLNFEKMNKAAMLLFEYEDFTSFSKLHTDTKTNICKIIKANWKQRGEQMIFTIEADRFLRNMVRAITGTLLEIGKGKINLNDFRKVIESKNRSNAGVSVPAHGLFLTEIRYPDEILSE
- a CDS encoding acetate kinase; amino-acid sequence: MKVLVLNCGSSSIKFELFKMSGKTVLSKGTVEKVGMKGSFLLLEKPDGEEVKFTGDVLDHKIGVEYILGILSSEKHGALKDLNEIEAIGHRVVHGGEDFSGSVFISKEVIEVLEKNVELAPLHNPANLKGIYALQALLPDVPQVAVFDTAFHQSMKPEVYMYGIPYALYKKYKIRRYGFHGTSHRYVYGRVCEILGYKSKDKRIISCHLGNGASVAAIKNGKSADTSMGFTPVEGLIMGTRSGDLDIGAFTYIMRKEEIGLETSAVLINKFSGMLGVTGVSSDMREIEEKAEEGNERAKLGLEMYAYRVKKYIGSYVAAMGGVDALIFTGGIGENAINIRADICKGLDFLGLDLDIEKNNIRGQETIISKDTSKAKILIIPTDEELVIAEDTYEIVKSY
- a CDS encoding 3-hydroxyacyl-CoA dehydrogenase NAD-binding domain-containing protein translates to MSEILTESIEQYRLSESTTPRMKFSKVGIVGCGSTGQSITLMIASRGIEVVFLELTQELIDEAFSEMQERLDEKINHWGLTKNDEKLILSRIKGSLDYKDLKGCDIVIESILSKTREFSKDIRQAIFKQIEEHVERNTIIATNSTSSVITELASELKYKDRCVSLHFSTTSPDAQIVEVVMGLYSSEEVSINIQKFAKLINKTPVHVEESPGLISVRLGVSIIAEACDLLMEGVGSKEDIDFVMKKGLGMSLGPFEMADKIGLERVVRWMDNLYNEFGDRKYKPSPIIKKLVRAKRYGRKTCEGFYKYDELGYKLKDQYKEVNCSNIF
- the pta gene encoding phosphate acetyltransferase, encoding MDLINEIKQKAKKLNKRIVLPESFDERTLKAADIAFKENLAEVILIGNKNKILKDAEEFGLKNVSNIQIVDYDTYSKINEYADLMVELRKHKGLTKEDALELLKNPLYLAVLMIKAGDADGEVAGAANATGNVLRPAFQFVKTAPGISVVSGTFLMFVDDKQFGNDGLMLFADCAVHPDPTAEELAQIAVSTGKTARAIAGIEPKIAMLSFSTKGSAKHELVDKVIQATEIAKKMAPDMQIDGEMQADAAIVEAIGKKKAPNSKIAGKANVLVFPDLQSGNISYKLVQRLAGAEAIGPILQGMAAPINDLSRGCSVSDIVNLIAITSNQAADK